The Alkalibaculum bacchi sequence TGGGATTTGCTTCAGGAGTAATGGTAGCTGCTTCGATTTGGTCTCTGATCATACCAGCAATTGACATGTCAGAGGGAATGGGTAAACTATCTTTTATGCCAGCAGCAGTTGGATTTGCCTTAGGAATTCTTTTTCTATTGATTATGGATCAAATCGTACCTCATTTGCATTTAGACAGCGATGAGCCTGAGGGGATGAAGAGTTCTTTTGGAAAATCCACTATGCTAATGCTTGCTGTAACTCTTCATAACATACCTGAAGGTATGGCAGTAGGTGTAATCTTTGCTGGTGCTCTATCTGCTAATAACGATATCTCATTAGCAGGAGCTCTAGTTCTTGCTATAGGCATTGCCATTCAAAATTTTCCTGAGGGAGCAATTATTTCTTTGCCATTAAAAAGCCAAGGGATGAGTAGAGGG is a genomic window containing:
- a CDS encoding ZIP family metal transporter; translated protein: MDKAILGVFIPLIGTTLGAGCVFFLKEHIHPLVQKALLGFASGVMVAASIWSLIIPAIDMSEGMGKLSFMPAAVGFALGILFLLIMDQIVPHLHLDSDEPEGMKSSFGKSTMLMLAVTLHNIPEGMAVGVIFAGALSANNDISLAGALVLAIGIAIQNFPEGAIISLPLKSQGMSRGKSFTYGFLSGVVEPISAILTLMVTGLIVPVLPYLLSFAAGAMMYVVVEELIPEASEGGHSNIGTIGYAVGFIIMMTLDIALG